The Phycisphaerae bacterium DNA window GACCAGCGGCAACAGGCTCTCCGGCGCGGACACCATGATCCGCCGACCGGTCCGGTGGGCGTTGACCCGGGGCCCGTCGGACATGCCGCCGAAGCCGCCGTACCACCCGCCGCCGCGCCGCCCGCCGCTCTTCTCCTTCAGCTCCTGGAACTTGGCCTGCAGGATCGGCTCGAGCATCTCCGCGATGTCGTCGGGCCGGGCGTCCTTCAGGTCATAGTGGCGGATCACCATCGAGGTGTCCGGCCCGCTCTGCTTGATCATCTGCTGGACGATCGGATCGATCTCCGCGATCTTCTCCGGCGGGGCCGAGACCATCAGAATGTCGCTGTTGTAGCTGCCGATGAACTTGACGCCGTCCCTCGATCCTCGCCGCCCCCATCCGTCACCCCTCGTCCCCACCGAGTACAGCTGCTCGAGGTTCCGGGCGATTTCCGATGTGCCCTGATAGTCGGAGCTCTCGACCTTGTAGCTGCGGATCTCGTTCTTGCCGCTCGGATTGGTGTCCAGCAGGGCGATGAACTTCTCGATCTCCGCCATCTTGTCCTGCGGCGCGCTGACCACCAGCCCGTTGCCGACCTCGGTCATCTTGATGCTGCCGGGCGTCGACGAGGAGGACGAGGAGTCCCACCATCGCCGACGGTCGCCGCCGCCGCCCGAGGTGAACATCGTTTCGATCGCGCTGCGGACTTCCTCGGCCTCCGCGTGCTGCAGAACGAACGTCTTGCGCACGAACTCCTGGGCCGCGTACAGGTCGTCGATCTCCTTGGCGTATTTCTCCGCCTTCTTGAAATCCTCCTCCGAACTGGTGATCAGGATGCGGTTGCTCACCGGCTCGGCCACCAGCGAGATCGGCACTTTCGGAGCGCTGTCGCCCATGCCCATGCTGTACATGCCGAAATCGCCGAATCCCCCGCGGCGCCCGCCGCGGCGCCCGCCGCCGCTCTCCGGGAACAGACCCTCCAGCTTCTCGATCACATAAGCGGCCTCGGCCGTCTTGAGCTGGATCACCCGCAGCTCGGCTTGGTCAGCGGCGCTGGGCTGGTCCAGCTGCAGGATGAGTGCGGCGACCTTCTCGTGAATCTCGTCATTCGCCGAGACGATCACCACGTTGGTCTGTGGATCGAAGCGGAACTTGGCGTCCGCCGATTCCCCACCGCCGTAGCCCATGCCCCACCGCGAACGTCCGCCGCCCCCGCCGAACGACTCGGTCAGGATCTGGGACACGTTGCCTGCCCCCGCGTGCTTCAGCTTATACAGCTTCGTGGTCTTGTCCACATCGGCGCTGGTGTCGAGTTCCTTCATCACCCGCTCGATGTCCGTCCACATCTCCGGGGTGCTGACCACGATCAACGTCTTGGAGCTGTCGTCCGAGATGAACTTGGGAAGACCACCCTCGCCCGAACTCATCCCCCCCCCGCGGTAGCCGCGGCCGCTGTAGCCGTACCCGCTGTAGCCGCCGCCCCCGCCGCTCTTCTCGCCGAAGCGGCTCATCAGCGTCATGGCCATGTCCGTCGGTGTCGCGTGCTTGAGACGCACCAGATGCTCAACCGCGCCCGCTTCCGGATCCACGTCCAGCTTGGCAATCAGCTTCACGGCATCGTCGAGGTCCTTCTTGTTGCCCATCAGGATGAGGGCTCGGTCGTTGGCCACATCCGGAATCGCTCGGAAGTCGGCATCCTGGCTGCCGCCCCCGCCGTAGGCCCGTCCGCCGGATGAACCTCGCGACGAGAAGGTCGTGCTCAGGATCCCCGCGATGTTGGACGCGCTGCCATGCTTGAGAACGATATACTGGTACGCCTCTTCGTCGGCGGGCACATCCAGGAGCTCGATGAACTCCTTGACTCGGACCATTTCGTCCGACTTGGCCTTGACCAGAATCGACCGGCTCTGCTCCAGCGGCGTCAGCACCGCGGTGGTGCCCACGTTGATGACCCGTGGCGGCTGCCGAGGCGGTGGGGGCTGACCCGGCTGGGCCACGGGCTGCGGTACCTCGATGATCTTCTGCTCGCCGAGCATCGGACGGATCATCTCCGCCAGCTTGGTCGGCGAAGTGTGCTCGAGCTTGATGACTTCCAGCTGGCCGATCTTCTCCAGAGGCAGGTCAATAAACTTCTCCAGGTACTCCGCCACCAGCTTGTGCTTGGATGGAGTCGCCCGAATGAGCAGCCGGTTCAGCCGGCTGTCTTCGTTGATATCCACCATGTCGGCACTGGAGACCGCGACCACCGGGGCCGGCGCGGGTGCCGGGGGGGGCGCCCCCGGGGGGCCGCCCCGCCGCCCGCCGCCCGCCGGAGTGGGCGCATTGGTGATCGAGACGCCTCCCTCGGTCGGCGGCAGAATCTGCCGCAGATCCTGGGCCGCGTCCTGCGAGGAGGCGTATTTCAGCGAGTAGACGCGGAGTTCTCGCCCGTCGCCTTCGGTATCCACATCGATGAGGTGCAGATACTCCAGCTGCTGGTTCAAGAAATACACAAACCCCTTGAGTTCGATGGCGTTCGAATTCGGAACCGTCGTCGCCCGAGCCGCGTTCACCGGCACCAGGTCCACCGCACGTTCGGCCAGCATCTGGGCCGGCTGCTGCTTCGGCTCGTAGGAGACCGAGGCCATCTCCCAGTCCGGGAGCTTGGCCGCCTCGTACTCCTTCTCCGTCCGATAGATCCGCTTCGGCGGAATGTGCCGATACCACTCGGTCAGCCGACGAATCTCCAGATAGCTGTCCCGCTGAATCACCCAGGCGTCCAGATCGAAGATGATCTGGTTGAACTGCAGCAGGGCCTCGTCGTACTTCATGATCTTGACGCTCTCAAACGTGATCGGCTTGGGAGCCTTCACGTCCAAGGAGCCCTGCCCGAGCATGCTGAGACCGGTCATGGTCTGCAGATCCCGGCACATGTCCTCGAACGAGGCGTTCTTCCAGGCGAAGAAGTACGGCCTCTCGTTGTAGGGAAGCGTCCACCAGCCCGTCTGTTTCTTCAGTTCCGCGGCCAGGTTCGGCGCCCCGGTCTGCGGGTGGCGCGGGATCGTCGCGTCCTTGGGCGCGTTCGATGTCGGACCGGGCACGCCTCCAATGGCGCTCGCCGGCTGCGATCCCGGAACACCGGTCACCGGAGCATGAACGCCCGGAGTCGTCGAACTCGCGCCCGGCGTCGCCGGCACCCCTGCCGGCCGGCTCGACGGTCCGCGAAACGTCGTGCCCGTTGTCCCGGGACCCGTGTGACCACCGGCCGGTGAAGATGTGGTCGAATGCCCCGGCTGAACGCCGGGTTGGACCGCCCGGCCACCGGGGCCGCCCGGCTGGACGCTTCGACCCTGGCCCGGTACGCCCGGCTGAGTCGTCGGCGGGTTCGCCTTGATTTCGTTCTCCAGGGCATCCAGCTCATTCTGGTCGACGGTCGGTAACTGCCGGGCATCCAGCCGCATACCCTCAGGGGTTGGCCCTTCATCGGGCGGAGGCACCGCCGGTTTCACCGGGCTGTTCACCGGCTCGGGGCGGACTCGGGGAGCACGACGGATCGAAGGTTGTGTCGCGGGAGGCATGCCGGACGGACGGCTGGCGGTGATGGGATTCACCGGAGGTGGGGTCACCGGACGCACGCGGGGGCCACTACGATACCGTTGATCCGACTGCCGACGCTGCTGCTCTTCCGCCTGCCGACGCTCCAGCTCGGCCTGTCGGAGCTCCTCCTGAGCCTGCTCACGCTCCTCCTGGGCATGCTGACGAACGAACTCTGGATCGGCCATCGCCTCGTCAATCTCTTTCAGTAGCTCGGCCTCGGTCTTCTCGGGCGGCGCCGCCTCCTGCTCGGCAGGTGCCGTGGTCGGATTCTGAGCCGCAACTTCAACGCGCCAGGCCAGGCTGACGCCCATCCACAGGCCGGCCGCCGCCCATATCGTCAATGGCAGAACCACCGGCATTCGCCGGCTGACCTGCATCGTCGTCGTTCGCTTGTTTGCCATTGGTCCGTGACCTCCAATCACGCCCTCTTAACTGGGGCTTGGCTTTATACCCGAAGCCTGCTCCGCCAGTTTCATGACCTCGTGGTAAATGAGTGGCTGGGTGTCTTCCGTCAGATCCTGGCAGTCCTTCAGGGCCTTGCCGAGTTCGTGGAAGTGCCGCCGACCGTCGGCGCTTTCGGTGACGGCTCCCTTGGGATGAACGTAAACCAGCGTACCGCCGTAGACTTCTTCCCCCACTTCCTTGTACTGATCTTCTCCCACCTTGGGTGCATTGGGCTGCGGCCGCGGATTCTCGAGCACGACCAACTGCCCGCGTGGCGAACTCAGGACCCGCCCCAGAACCATCTGAGCGTCCTTGGGAGGAGCGGTCGGCACGGGCGGCTGCTGGACCACCACCGGCTGAGTCGCCGGGCTGCCGCTGAAGATCGCTCGGATCGTCTTGTTCGCGTCCACCTTGAGCTGCCCGGGAAGCATCGAACCGATCAGGTCGCCTTCCCAGCGCTCGAACTTGAAGCCGGGGTGTGGGGTCACGTTCACACTGACTGAACTGCCCTCCGGGTACCTTGGCATCGGTGGTACCAGGCCGACCACGCCGGCGTTCGGAGGCTGGGCCGACACGCTGATGGCGAACTGTTCCGGCCGGTAAGGCTGAAACATCTTCTTGGCCAACAAGGGTTTATAGTCGTCCAGCTTGGCCAGCTTGGTCCGCCCAACCTCCTGGCGCTTGCCCTCATCGAGCCCCGCCTTCTCCACCGCTGGAGCCAACTGGCTGGGCGGGAGAATCAGCGTCTCCAACTGCGCGGTCATCTTCAGCAAGCCCTGGGCGGCCTCCTCTTTTCGTTTGTCCTCCTTGCCGGTCAGCCGAATCGCCTGACCCAGCGTCAGACCTGTGCACCGCACCTGGTACGGCTGGCGATACAGGTTGAACAAGAAGGCGACCACCTCGTTCAGCTTGGCGGTTGCCGTCACGGTGGCCGGCAGGCGGCGAATGCCGTTCTTCTGATAAGATCGGACCTGGTGCAGACTGATCTGCACATCCTGGAGCCGGGCTTGCTGCGTCTGCTCGTAGAGCTCCTCGCGCAGCCGCGTCATCGCCTCGTTCGGGTCCATCGATAACGTGCTTGGCCCGATCTCCCGACGCCAGCGATCGGTATTGACGACCGCCCGAACCTGCTCTGACTTGATCGTGGCCAGATCCTTCTTCAGGGACTTGATCTTGGCGTCGTAACCTCGGAGGGAGTTCCGGTATAGAACCACACCCGTCCGGCCAAGGAACACCGCCATGGCCGCCAGCAGAAGCCCGATCATCAGTCGTTCGCGAGAGTTCATGTCACTTCTTCTTCGCCGGCGCAGGCTTCTGACCGATCAACACCGTCACCTGGTCCTTGAACGGGTACTCCGATACCGTCGATGCGTTGCCTCGGCCGGGCAGTGCCCCACCCCAGACCAGCTTCTTGTCCTTGTCGCGCATCGCCGTGAGCGCCTCGATCAGCCGTGTTCCGACCTTGTCGTTCTTGGTGGCCAGCTCGATCCTGGCCTCGCCTTTCTCGCTGCACTCCAGCCGGGTGATGTAGGCTTCCTTGTTGGATGGAAAGACCTCGGACAAAGCATTGAGCCGGTCGATCCAGACGAGATTCTGGCTCTGCCAGCCATCCACGTCCTTGACCAGTTTCTCCAGCTGCTGGCGCGCCTCTCGGTCGGTGTTCTCGTATTTCTTCCGGGCCTCCAGCGCCGCAATCTCCGCCTTTCTTTCCCTGATCGGGTTGTAGGCCAGCACGCCCGCCGCGGCGACAAACAGGGCCGCGGTCACGACGACCAGAGGTCTCTTCCGCCGGCGAACACGCTGCGCCGCTTCCGGCTCCTTGGGATGGATGAAATCAAAAAACTGCATCTCCTGGGATATGCTTCCCTGAGCCAGTCCGATCGCCGCACTGAAGGGCGCTGCGCTCACGCCCTTCTCCCTTCGCCACCTGAGCCCGGGCGGAGGCTCATAGATCGTGGCCGGGGCCCCGAATTGCTCCTCGAACCGGGCCGCCACGCGCGCGTCGATGCCCTCGGTTCCCGCCAGCACGATCCGGTCGATCGTCGCCCCCGGGTCGGAAGCCCGGTACGCCTGAACCGTCCGGTTCACCTCAATGATCAGGGCTTCCATCGGCGCCGGTCGGGCAAAGCCCTCGTCGCTCGATGCCCCGGCTTCTTCCGACGCCGGCCGCCCCCCTTTCTCGCTCAGCCCGCCCGGTGGAATCGACACCGAAGCCGCCCGGGAGTACACCAGCCGCCCTTGCTGGATCACGTTGATCTCAGTCATCGCCGCCCCGACGTCGACCATCAGCGTCCGCCCTTCGGCCACCTGCTCGGGCGTCAGGGCCGCAAGGTTGGCATAAGGGCGAAGACCGATGCGCTCGAGCTTGAGCCCGGCCCCGGTGATGACCTGCCGATAGCGGTCCACCACCGCGATCCGGATCGCCGCCAGCCAGACGTCGCACATCCCGCCGCCACCCGCGCCCTCGCCCCCGGCCAGGGCGAAATCAACCACCGCCTGGTCCTTCGGGAACGGCAACTCCTTGCCTGCCTGGACGTGGACCATCATGGTCATCTCTTCCAGGCTTCCCTTCGGCAGCGAGATCAGGTTGAACACCGCATCCTGGCGCGGAACATCCACGATCGCCCGGCGCGTGCGGATACGATGCTCGGCCAGGGCCCGCTTGAGAAACTCGCCCAACGACCCCGGATCGCGCGGGTTCACGCCTTCACCCAGCGGAACGTACACCGCCTTGCGAATCCGCACGCTGGACCGCGAGTGGCTCGCGTCTACGATGCGCAGCGAGCGCTCGTCAAAGTCTATGCACACGATACTGCGGTCACGGAGCATCGAAGGTCAAACCCTCGCTTTGCTGGTCATTCCAGACCGGGTACCCCCGCCCCAGACTGGAGATCTCCCGGAAGTACTTCAACCGGGCAAAATGCCCCTGCATCTCCAGCACCACCTGCAGACGCCGATAGGTGCCGGTGTGATCGGCGAATCCGATCACGTCCGCACTGAACTGAATCGAACGGGCCGTCACGCTGTTG harbors:
- the pilM gene encoding pilus assembly protein PilM, which encodes MLRDRSIVCIDFDERSLRIVDASHSRSSVRIRKAVYVPLGEGVNPRDPGSLGEFLKRALAEHRIRTRRAIVDVPRQDAVFNLISLPKGSLEEMTMMVHVQAGKELPFPKDQAVVDFALAGGEGAGGGGMCDVWLAAIRIAVVDRYRQVITGAGLKLERIGLRPYANLAALTPEQVAEGRTLMVDVGAAMTEINVIQQGRLVYSRAASVSIPPGGLSEKGGRPASEEAGASSDEGFARPAPMEALIIEVNRTVQAYRASDPGATIDRIVLAGTEGIDARVAARFEEQFGAPATIYEPPPGLRWRREKGVSAAPFSAAIGLAQGSISQEMQFFDFIHPKEPEAAQRVRRRKRPLVVVTAALFVAAAGVLAYNPIRERKAEIAALEARKKYENTDREARQQLEKLVKDVDGWQSQNLVWIDRLNALSEVFPSNKEAYITRLECSEKGEARIELATKNDKVGTRLIEALTAMRDKDKKLVWGGALPGRGNASTVSEYPFKDQVTVLIGQKPAPAKKK